The Erpetoichthys calabaricus chromosome 5, fErpCal1.3, whole genome shotgun sequence genome has a segment encoding these proteins:
- the LOC114641570 gene encoding zinc finger protein 664-like produces the protein MPDGRGVKLEDCKEEEVMVIKLEDSEQVLEVQTWEPESVCGEPLSVGNRFTLQAESSDGRRCSPLGCSLHMQTDLAKVEDKTTEEEEEIWYRRELGEQESSERQQKSSFQENECLSQSAQQKQPDKNIENLTSASQNGAWASLLYGCVPVETMNVNQPGPVENQMTVHVCQECHKRFNDKSAWKSHRKTHRREKQHGCCKCGKQFSRLSILKKHFRIHTGEKPYCCSECGKQFLQMSDLKLHTRIHTGEKPHSCLDCGKRFSKISSLKLHGRIHTGEKPHCCSECGKHFSCISNLKRHTRIHTGEKPHCCFECGRRFSRISALKVHMSIHTGEKPHCCSQCGKLFSQVSDLKIHTRTPGGDKPHCCAECGKRFLHTFSLKVHTVIHTGEKPYCCTDCGKRFSRKRDLKTHTVVHTGEKPYCCCE, from the exons ATGCCCGATGGCAGGGGCGTAAAGCTAGAAGACTGCAAAGAGGAGGAAGTGATGGTCATTAAACTGGAGGATTCTGAGCAGGTCCTGGAAGTGCAGACCTGGGAACCTGAAAGCGTTTGCGGGGAGCCGTTGTCTGTTGGGAATCGCTTCACTCTGCAAGCAGAGTCCAGTGACGGCAGGCGCTGCTCACCCCTGGGGTGTTCTCTACACATGCAGACTGACTTAGCGAAGGTTGAGGACAAAAccactgaggaggaggaggagatctGGTACAGGAGAGAATTGGGAGAACAAGAGTCATCTGAAAGGCAGCAGAAGTCGT cttttcAAGAGAATGAATGCCTCAGCCAATCGGCACAACAGAAACAGCCAGATAAGAATATAGAGAATTTGACATCTGCATCACAAAATGGAGCCTGGGCCTCTTTGCTATATGGCTGTGTGCCTGTAGAAACAATGAACGTGAATCAGCCGGGCCCCGTCGAGAATCAAATGACTGTGCACGTCTGCCAGGAGTGTCACAAACGTTTCAATGACAAATCGGCTTGGAAAAGCCACAGGAAGACTCATCGGAGAGAGAAACAACACGGGTGTTGTAAATGTGGGAAGCAGTTCTCGCGACTAAGCATTCTTAAAAAGCATTTCAGAATTCACACTGGCGAGAAGccctattgctgttctgaatgtggtaagcaGTTCTTACAGATGAGTGACCTCAAACTGcatacaagaattcacactggcgaGAAGCCCCATTCTTGTTTGGACTGTGGCAAGAGATTTTCAAAAATCAGCTCTCTAAAGCTACACGGGAGAATTCACACGGGGGAGAAGCCTcactgttgttctgaatgtggcaaacacttCTCATGTATCAGCAACCTCAAGAGGCATACGAGAATTCACACGGGAGAAAAGCCCCACTGCTGTTTTGAATGTGGCCGGCGCTTCTCACGCATCAGTGCTCTTAAGGTGCACATGAGCATTCATACTGGTGAGAAGCCGCATTGCTGTTCTCAGTGTGGCAAACTATTCTCACAGGTGAGCGACCTGAAAATCCACACAAGGACTCCCGGTGGCGACAAGCCGCATTGCTGTGCTgagtgtggcaaacgattttTACACACCTTCTCCCTTAAAGTGCACACAGTTATTCAtactggggagaagccatattgctgcacTGACTGTGGAAAGCGGTTTTCTCGAAAGAGGGACCTTAAAACACACACAGTGGTTCACACGGGCGAGAAGCCCTATTGCTGTTGTGAATGA